CCCATTGGCTGTCCCATTGGCATCCATTGGCTGTCCCATTGGCTGTCCCATTGGCATCCATTGGCTGTCCCATTGGCATCCATTGGCTGTCCCATTGGCTATCCCATTGGCTGTCCCATTGGCTATCCCATTGGCTGTCCCATTGGCTGTCCCATTGGCTGTCCCATTGGCTGTCCCATTGGCTGTGATGTGCTCACACTCAAGGACCTCTATGGTCCAGGAGGAGGGCTAAAAAAGACCGTAGCCCACCCATTTCAAACCTGGCCAACACATTTTCCAAACTCTTGTCTTCTGGGGGAGAAACTCAGAGAAATTGGGAGGCAAAATAAGCGTGCAGAGGAGCTCAGTCAGGAGTCGTGACAGCGCTCTCTTTCGGCGACGCAACGTGCACCATGTATTCCTCCACCATAACAACAACCAcccaacaaaaacccgcgcagcggaagtgtgtccctgtaaacacgaaccgagaaaacagcaggctgtaaacaaacgttcctacgagctcaataaggggaattatgtgtccccataaccactacaagcgGACGTAATAAGCAGGTCACTTCCCCCAGCCAGCGGCCCTCATCAAGACTGAAACTACCGCTCGTGCACTCCACTTCTGCCCTCTAAAGCTGATCTCCATCCCCTGTACCACATGGTGGGAGTCATAAAGCAATTAGGTCCATTATCTACCGCAGAGTTACCACAATCATCATATATTCTGGGTTTATCCTGTCTCTTGTCTTTTTATAAATCTTATAAAGCCATGTAATTTCGTTAtccagggtttttttgttttttacacgtgatgctggtcacgtggctcgggtcctgggctgttccggtggtgtctggacactgcttggcatcctcctcatgatATTCCTCATACATTTTGTAATTCCACGATAatcctgttatcctctttcaatgctgtgcaGGGTAAACTGTGGATATAGTCCCCTGCTCACACACCGCTGGCgtaaacaccaccattcacctaattgtcaTGCGTGATGTGTTAGTGTCTGTTActggtgtaactgtattgttcgtgataatgtgTGGAGTGTCTGTCGTTGTCCGTGTATGCATTGTGCTGCAGGGTGTAATATGTACCAAAAAAAATCCATGGGCCCTGGTcgcgtggctaataaaacaatctcatctaatctaatctaatctaatctaaacacaacatccattgcacgccgtgcgtcttgggagagagatcctcctctgttgctctccctgaggtttcctcctatgttttctccctgttaaaggggttttttagggagttgttccttatccgatgggagggtctaaggacaggatgttgtgttgttgtaaagccgcttgaggcaaatttgtaatttgtgatgttgggctatacaaataaaattgacttgacttactcaAGCTGCAATATTCTCAATACATTAGCCCCATCAAACGTACCTTTCAGTACTCTGAAACAATGCATAATACACTATGTGTATACACTCAGTTAATATCCACGGTTTACATAACAGTGGTTAATTAGGGTTAACTAGTGTAATCAGGTGGcacatggtgcagtggttagcgcggtcgcctcacagcaagaaggtcctgggttcgagccccgatgtagtccaaccctggaggtcgtcccgggtcatcctctgtgtggggtgtacatgttctccccgtgtctgcgtgggtttcctccgggggctccggtttcctcccacagtccaaagacatgtaggtcaggtgtatcggccgcactaaattgtccctaggtgtgaatgtgtgtgttggctagattggccggccctgtgatggcctggcggcctgtccagggtgtttcctgcctgccgcccaatgactgctgggataggctccagcatccccgcaaccctgagcaggatggatggatggatggatggacagtgtaATCGGTGTTTAATCAGTccctaatccatccatccatccattatcttaaccgcttatcctgctctcagggtggcacacacacccattcattcctagggacaatttttagtactgccaattcacctgacctacaagtctttggactgtgggaggaaaccggagcccccggaggaaacccacacagacacggggagaacatgcaaactccacacagaggacgacccgggacgacccaccaaggctggactaccccgaggctcgaacccaggaccttcttgctgtgaggcaaccatgctaaccactgcgccaccatgccacccagtcCCTTGTCCCTTCCAACCATATTATTGTTTAACCTCCCTTACCCCTACCctttttgctgctgctgctgctgttgtgtattgtgtgtacTGTATCCTGTCTTGTGTGATCCATGTAAGCCAATCCAAGTCGAAGTCCTTGCATATTGAAACCTACTTGGTTACGGGGGTGTTACAATGTACAAAGCCCCCGTTTTGGAGACAGGTTCTAAAGAAATCAAGTGACAACACTAGATAGGAGGACTGAGAGCGGGGATGGGGTTGTGGGCGTAGCAGGTGTGTGTACAGAGGACAAGGGATTCTTCATGGAAGCTCTGAAATAGTCTTCAAAACTCAAGTAATGGGGGAAACTAATTGCATGAGTAGGTCACCACGGGCTCCATCACCACTATAGGCCTCTCTTCATCGCCattcgattcaattcaattcaatttattgtcattaaaaacaatgtgcagacacatgtttacacaggaaatgcaggcgtttgggcctttttcacaagggcctgggtgtttaatgtccacaaaaggtccttgctgatgtggactccaaggaatttaaagccggaaacacgctccacttccaccccattgatgtgtatgggggagtggctgcagcttctagacctcctgaagtccacaatcagctcctttgtcttctgcacattaaggacaagattgttggtagtacaccatgatgtgagttgctgaatctcgtccttgtaggccgtctcgtcattgttcgtgatacggccaatgactgtggtgtcatctgcaaacttaactgtaacatttgaggggtgagttggcaggcagtcatgggtaaagagggagaaaaggagggggctcagaacacagccttgaggggcacctgtgctgagggtcagggtggaggaggtgtggtcacctaacagactgaggtctgttggtcaggaagtccagggtccagttacagagggaggggttgaagccaagggagaggagtttggtggttagtttggcggggatgatagtgttgaaggcagagctgtaatctataaacaacatccggatgtgtgtgttgttaagttcaaggtgggtcagatcAACGtccagggcagtggcaatggcatcctcagtagaccttttgggacagtaggcgaactgatgtgggtcgaatgtggaggggggtaatgtttttgatgtgagccagaaccagtctttcaaagcacttcatggcaatgggggtgagtgctatgggtcggtagtcattcagacatgtggatgttggtttcttggggacaggaatgatagaggtggtcttaaagcatgccgggactatagattcggacagtgagaggttaaatatagttgtgaagacctcagccagcagCTGGTCTGCACATTCCCGcaggacccaacccggtatgccgtctggtccagcagccttccgtgtgttcactctgcgcagtgattctctgacctctgcgatcgatagagtgagcacctggttttctgggtggctggggatttttgtggctgtgtcagtattgtccttgtctaaGTGGGCATATTAGCTTGTCAGGCAGGGAGGCATCacggacagtgggaccgctattggagcttttgtagtctgtgatagactgaatgccttgccacattcgccggggatcggcgttattgtgaaagtggtcctctattcgtaggggaTATTTAtgcttggctgttctgatgccctttttgaggttggagctggctgcgctgtaggcctcacagttacctgacttgaacgctgcatcccggactttcagcagctgacggacctcactggtcatccagggtttctggtttggaaaggtgcggaccgaTTTTTTTgctgtgacactctcagtgcaaaagttaatgtaggctagtatggcagatgtctgttcattaatgtctatatgggagccatgggtagctgaatgtgcaaaaatactccagtctgtgttgtcaaaacagtcctggagttcagagactgctccttctggccagaccgtgattgtctttactgctggcttgacctgtTTTATTagaggtttgtaggctgggaccaggaacaggcagaggtggtcagaatgccccaggtgggggcagggagtagctttgtatgagtccttaatgtttgtatagaaaTGGTCCAGTGTGTTTTgccccctagtggggcaggagacatgctgatggaatttgggcaatacaggcctgaggttagcctgattaaagtcaccacctatgataaaggcattgtccgggtgtttggtctgttgtctgctgatggcacattgtagctgcttaagtgctaccttagcattagcatgtggggggatgtatacagcggcaatggtaatggccgttagcgccctgggcaggtaaaaaggcctgcactgattCATAAGGAGctggagatcagcagagcaatgccttttgacgatctttatattgttgcaccaagagttattgacataaatactcaaacctccccggatcttgccggagtccgccaTCCTGtcagcacggaaggctgtgcagcctgctagctcgactgccgagttgcTATGTCGCTGTTGAGTtgagtctccgtaaacatcagcagacagcagttctgcagccttttctgagaggccagcctgagtcttatctcctccattttgttagctaacgactggacattagccatgaagatgctggggagggaaactgaagggagcgctacttagcttagcatatAGCCCGCCTTGTTTAAtcctcttatatatatatatatatatatatatatatatatatatagacttagcttagcttagcatgtagcccaccTCGTTTAAtcctcttatatatatatatatagacttagcttagcttagcatgtagcccgcctcgtttaatcctcttctatatatatatatatatatatatatatatatatatatatatgtatacttagcttagcatgtagcccgcctcgtttaatcctcttatatatatatatatatatatatatatatatatatatatatatatatatatatatatatatatatatatatatatatatatatatatatatatacttagcttagcatgtagcccacctcgcttccccctcttctgttcacgTTGCCGACTGGGGGCAGCATTTtcactgcgaggccggtgagcggataatatggacGGGGAAGTTGTCCGTGATGGCGGAGGggagtgagtaatccgttcttaggttttaaaagttcctgacggctgtagaagagagCATGgcctacacttgtaagtaaacgTAAAACTAACGtgtgaataacaaagaaaacatagctctGAACAGGGAGCCATGGTAGGCGCTGGGCCCAGCGTGCCGCCATCTTGGAAGGGCTTGTGCATCActcctggtgtgcccctctggtTGGACATTTAGAATTTGTTTTGACTACAAATTCTCCACCAACAGTTGGGGTCAATATATGAGAAACACTTGATCATGCAAACAAAAAAGTTTGTTTTCCGGGTGATCACTTTAATAAGGCTAGTTTATGAATTTTACTATTACCTTATTTATTTAGTATATCATTTTACTCTCATTCTTAGCCTTCCTGAGCTAAGAATGATATTTAATAGTCAAAACCATTTGACAAATAGTAAATGTTCATCTGGTGGTAGACGTCAGGGCTTAAACGTGTTCATTAatcttctcctcttcttctatGAGGTGAGTATGACACTAACATACGTGAAGGCCGTTTAAATATATATGTGTTGGTTATTAAATgtagatgtgttagtttgaatatgtgtgttcttgtagttcttgaatgtgtatTTGTCTGGGTGTTGCACTGCTCTGAGCGGGGGGAAATGGCATGGCGTTTCACCTCATGTGCGCaaatacatgaagtgaaatgacaacgtgttcctgattcctgattcctgttttCACTATTGAGAAAAGAGTCATTGTTAAACTTGCATTAGTTATTGTTACGGGCTTGTGTACCTGTAGTTACAACTGATAAGTGCTCACATGACCATGGCACCAACAAGGGATATTAAAGTGTCAACATGAGTGTCTATTTCCTCACATAGGGACACCTTGTTGTTATTTAAATCCTCCATCTATTGTTTATGAGCTGATTGACTCAACAAGCCTCACCGATAAGCGTAAAGGTTAcaaacacaatacacaaacagaaGCGTTTTTCTATTCCGTTGTGATAATTGGCACGATCCCATCTCCCCACATTTCCTCTTTAGCACAGCCACAGGTAAAAAGGAAGGAATCGGTGTGAAAAACCAAACGCAATAGTTTTGAACATGGGGTGTTTGCATGTCAACAATGTCTCCGGTTGGAAACAGTGTCTGAAATATTCATTTTCAACCTATATATAAAAAGACATACACCTGCCAAGGTGTGGTGCGCTCATTATGTCTTAACAAcagttatcaatcaatcaatcaatcaatcaatcaatcaatcaatcaatcaatcaagttgcattttatgcaTATTTTCTTCACATGTTGCTAAATCCTGTGACATTGCAAGCGACATAAGATGTGCAATACATTTCTTGTCTCCTGTAAAGATTTTGAAAGATGGAAAAAGGATACCAACCCCAAGAATCAGCGCCACCCTACCCAGGGCCACCAGTGAGCTATGGAGGTGCAGCCGTGGGGCCCCAGCCGGGGTTTTCCCCCCAGCCTGGCTTCCCTGCTTCCCCCGGAGCACCTCCACACGTTGGATACCAGGGAGGTCAGTATGTGGGGGTCACGGTACCTAGTTAAAATGACAAGACACTTTTCCATGTTATTTTTGCACGCGTCGATTTACCCCTAGCTGGGACTTTCCAAACCTTTTGCCATCACTGGGAATATCTGAAGTAATTCCGTCTGAATTTTCATGATGAATTAACACTTGTCACTACGGAACCAATACTGATAAACAAAaatgaaagacagaaaaaagaatATCATTGTTTCTTCCCAATTCTACCTGGCCAATCTCCCCGCTCTCTAAGCCgtccaggtctctgctccacctcctctgccgatccggggagggctgcagaccaccacatgccttctccgatacatgtggagtcaccagccgcttcttttcacctgacagtgaggcgtttccccaggaggacgtagcacgtgggaggatcacgctattcaccccagttccccctcccccccgaacacgcAACCAGaggacaaccagaggaggcgctagtgcagcgaccaggacacatacccacatccagcttccgacctgcagacacagccaatcgtgtctgtagggatgcccgaccaagccggaagtaacgctgggattcgaactggcgttccctatgttggtaggcaacagaatagatagaccgctatgctacccggacgccgaatATTATTGTTTATGAGCACATACTGTATATACACTACAAAGGTTCAAAAGTATTTGGACACCtgatcccattctaaatccatgggcattaatatggagccccccccctttgcagctgtaacagcttccactcttctgggaaggctttccacaaggttTTGGAGgttgtctgtgggaatttttgcccattcatccagaagagcatttgtgaggtcaggcactgatgttggatgagaagatctGGCTCACAGTCTCCGTTCTAGTCCATCCCAaaagtgttggatggggttgaggtcagggctctgtgcaggtcagtcaagttcttccacaccaaactcacccaaccatgtcttaatggaccctgCTTTGTGCACTGCTGCACAGTCATGCTgggacagaaaagggccctccccaaactggtcCCACGAAGTAGGAAGCAcggaattgtccaaaatgtcttggtatgctgaagctttaagatttcccttcactggaactaaggggacTCGCCCAACACCTGAAAAATAACCCCATAccgttatccctcctccaccatctttacagttggcacagtgcagtcaggcaggtaacgttctcagCATCCTGCCTTAATCCCCTGCTAAATTTTCACATTGCAGTTGTTGCCACACTTTCAGGTTGTATTACTCCTCATAGTTTCCATATGTTCCATCAAAAGGCTTAACGATCtcctactattttcggctgctcccgttagggggcgccacagcggatcatccgtctccatctcttcctgtcttctgcatcttcctctgtcacaccagccacctgcatgtcctccctcaccacatccataaacctcctctttggccttcctcttctcctcttccctggcagctccatattcagcatccttctcccagtatacccagcatctctcctccacacatgtccaaaccatctccatcttgcctctcttgttttgtctccaaaccgtccaacctgagctgtccctctaatatactcgttcctaatcctgtccttcttcgttactcccagtgaaaatcttatcatcttcatctctgccacctccagctccacctcctgtcttttcatcagtgccactgtctccaaaccatacaacatagctggtctcactaccatcttgtaaaccttccctttaactcttgctggtacccttctgtcacacatcactcccgacactcttctccacccactccaccctgcctgcactctcttcttcacctctcttctgcactccccgttactttggacagttgaccccaagtattgaaactcatacgccttcatcacctctactccttgcatcctcaccattccactgtcctgtcttgctcctactttcattcctcttctctccagtgcatacctccacctctcctccacctgcaccctactctcgctacagatcacaatgtcatctgcaaacatcaccgtccacagagactcctgcctgatatcgtctgtcaacctgtccatccccattgcaaacgagaaagggctcagagccgatccttgatgtaaccccacctccaccttgaacccatctgtcattccaaccgcacacctcaccactgtcgcaCTTCCCTCATCCGTATCCTGCgccactcctacacacttctctgtaactcccaacttcctcatacaataccacacctcctctctcggcaccctgtcgtatgctttctctaaatctacaaagacacagtgtaactcctgtaTTACTGTAATGTTTTACTGTattaattgttttattttttattaattaATTTTCATTTTAGTTTAATTTGATTTTAATTACTTTTAATTATTAATGTATGTTTTAATGTACATTGTAACACAGTGTAACACCAAAAGGCGTAGCGATAACTTACAGAAAGCGTTattgtgacaaagtgggtgagaagaCGCCATTTGCCCCATCAGTCTTGATCATTACTAGGTGTTGGCCTTCCCTGCCACggtggtgcagcctaaactcaggtgctgctgagcGACTCTGTGAGTATTTAAGCAGGACTTCAGGGTGTAACTGTGTGCACATGATGTTGATTTAAGTTCAAATTGTTATGGGTCAGGGTTTTGTTCAGTTATGTGTTAATTTAAGCTCAATTATTGGGAGTTGGGTTTTTGTGCAGTTAAGATgagttaactgttaatttgttcGTTCGCCTTCTTTTATTTCacatgtagctacaccctgtaaataaacCACTTTTATTTAGCTGGAACGGTTCTGAGTCTGGCTCCCACATTTTAGCCCCTCGGGTCAGGCTACCCCACAGTTGTGCTGTTTTGTTCACCTCACAGATCCATGTGTTTACCCTCCTCCAGCTCCAGCCGCGCCTGGCCACACCACGACAGGTGAGGCAGTTCGTACACGGCGTGGCAATGTCTTCTTGAATGGTGGCCCAGTCCAACATAATGCAGTTTCACGCGTGGAAAAAGCACAAGGCATTCTGTTATTGCGTTGTATTTAAACTGGGTTTTATTCTATCTTCCAAGGCAGAAGAAATGACAAAATGGCTTCAGAATGTGCTTTAAGAAAGAAAAGAGATTTGCTTACAGCTAATTAATTACCTGCTGAAAAAGATGTGCTCTTTATGCGTTGGGCTGCATGTATCTGTCAacccattttcttttttctgtctacATATGGCCACTAAGGTCTTGCTTCCATTATTTGTGTATGTCCACCAGCGGTCAGCATGCACATAATTCTTTGTCTATGTACCTACCTCActaaacaggatttttttttcaccttATGAATTTCTAGTAATTACAAATGCAGGTTCAGTAGTACTGATATTAATCGAGGGGCAGACCGTGGCAGAAGTGTTAGAAAAGGTAAAAAACCATGCAAAGCTCATGTCttctgtgctgtgtgtgtctctttccaGTGACCCAAATGGTGGTTAGCCCTCTTCTGCGGGACGTCCCAGGTCAGACCATTTGCCCCCATTGCCAGCAGACGGTGGTGACCAAGATAGAGCACAAAGCGGGCCTGATAACATGGGCCATCTGTTGCGGCCTTGCAGTATTTGGGTAAGACCactgtgacaaagtgggtgagaacacatgATTTGTCCCAACAATCTTAATCATGACCAGGCGCTGGCTTTccttgccacagtggtgcagcctaaactcaggtgctgctgaccgaCTCCAATGGGGGTATTCAAGCAGTTGCTCTGGAGTTAGTTGGGTAGGAAgccagggtgtagatgtgtgcacatgATGTTAATTTCAGTTCAGTTGTTATGAGTTTAGTTTTGTTCAGTTATTTGTTAATTCAAAGCTCGACTGTCATGACTTTGGTTTTGATGATTTGATGTTCATTTAAGTTCAATTACTGGGAGTTGAGTTTTTTTTCAGTTGAGTTAACCGCTAATTTGTTTATTTGCTTTGTGTGTATTCGTTGTTTTGCACGTggctacaccctgtaaataaatcgttagaaacagttttgagtctgcctcctacattttagtCACTCTGGCCAGGCTTTCCCACATTTAGTGGCAGTGGTGGGGATCCAGGCCAGTAGGAGGCAGGGAAGGAAATGCCAACCTGAGAAAAGAAGCTTCAAGCAACGGATGTGCCTGAAGTTCATGATGTCCTTGACCCGCACGGGCAACGGTCAACTGCCAGATCAACTAGGTTGTGCTGAACTGTCCAGTCTTTGGCAACGTCTGGTGCGGAAGCAGTAATTCAACAATTAAGAGTAGCCCACAAGTGTACTCTTTAAAGGGTTTCCCCTCTTTTTGGAAGTCGTTTTCAAGGACCTTTTAAGTACATTTTCCTCCACTTTTGCTTCAATATAAATGATAGATGGGGTTCACAGAGGCTCACATTCCGTATTAACTACCAGTGGATGCCAAAACAATCTCTGGTCActgaacacacaccccaaacttcaagtctactactactactactactactaccactactactactactactactactactactactttcggctgctcccgttagggggcgccacagcggatcatccgtttccatctcttcctgtcttctgcatcttcctctgtcacaccagccacctgcatgtcctccctcaccacatccataaacctcctctttggccttcctcttctcctcttccctggcagctccatattcagcatccttctcccaatatacccagcatctctcctccacacatgtccaaaccatctctatcttgtctctcttgctttgtctccaaaccgtccaacctgagctgtccctctaatatactcgttcctaatcctgtcctccttcatcactcccagtcaaaatcttatcatcttcatctctgccacctccagctccacctcctgtgttttcatcagtgccactgtctccaaaccatataacacccCAAACTTCAAGTACTGATGTGTAATATCAGCAGCTAAAAATCCTGCCACCTAAGCAGTTAAAACTACAATTTTATATCCTAACTGTACAATTTCCTGTGATCTCAGTAATACTTCCAGGATAATTGATCAATTTTATCATTCTCCAGGTGTTTATTATCTGTAAATTTTCCGGTTTTCCTAGCCTGGGAGCCAGACGAATTCGCAAATACAAGTATCTGCCAGAGCAAATAAAACAAGATGCCTAACAACATTGGGCAAAGGGACTGCCGGTGGAagctagcctcttagctaacgCGGATGCATGtacatttgtttcgaatgttgattagCGTCCATTGTCCCTTCTCAAATAAACGTTTAAATTAAATGTAAATCTGGCAGATTCGTTTGGTTCCCTGGCTAAAGTTTTCCAGGATGCATGGGACCCCTGCTCTGACTGCAAATGGAGGAGAAATTCTGACATGTTTTATGCCTGTACAGGTGCCTTCTCTGCTGCTGCTTCCCGTTCTGCATGGACTCCTGTCAAGATGTCGAGCATAGCTGTCCGATCTGCCAAAAAGTCATCTATATACATAAACGGTTGTGAGACTGTCTGCTACTGAGAACAATGCACTTCATGCGGATTTGTGTACACTCTTGGGGTCCTGTATTTCAATAGCGTCTTGGTGATAGTGAACCAGACATAATGAACATATTATATTATTCATTATTGTGATTATTGTCAGTGAATCGTGCCTTGACTGTTTTCTGCAATGTGCAATTTCAAATGTTTTTCCACAGCCCTGGCAAATCTCGGCAATGACAGATTTAAATTCCAATAAAGAAATATCTGATgtcacaccacatgcctcagaaaacttcttggcacaaagtgggatgacaagatccctgacacagaggtccgcactcgctcaagactgccgagtatacGCACCATCTTCATGCAGTCACAGCTTCGTTGGGTGGGCCACgtagttcgcatgccagaccacTGGCTCCCGaagaaactgttatatggcgaactcaagcaaggcaagtgctcccatggtggtcaaaCAAAGCGT
The nucleotide sequence above comes from Lampris incognitus isolate fLamInc1 chromosome 10, fLamInc1.hap2, whole genome shotgun sequence. Encoded proteins:
- the LOC130119686 gene encoding lipopolysaccharide-induced tumor necrosis factor-alpha factor homolog isoform X1 encodes the protein MEKGYQPQESAPPYPGPPVSYGGAAVGPQPGFSPQPGFPASPGAPPHVGYQGVLIITRCWPSLPRWCSLNSGAAERLYPCVYPPPAPAAPGHTTTVTQMVVSPLLRDVPGQTICPHCQQTVVTKIEHKAGLITWAICCGLAVFGCLLCCCFPFCMDSCQDVEHSCPICQKVIYIHKRL
- the LOC130119686 gene encoding cell death-inducing p53-target protein 1-like isoform X3; this translates as MEKGYQPQESAPPYPGPPVSYGGAAVGPQPGFSPQPGFPASPGAPPHVGYQGDPCVYPPPAPAAPGHTTTVTQMVVSPLLRDVPGQTICPHCQQTVVTKIEHKAGLITWAICCGLAVFGCLLCCCFPFCMDSCQDVEHSCPICQKVIYIHKRL
- the LOC130119686 gene encoding cell death-inducing p53-target protein 1 homolog isoform X4, with protein sequence MEKGYQPQESAPPYPGPPVSYGGAAVGPQPGFSPQPGFPASPGAPPHVGYQGAPAAPGHTTTVTQMVVSPLLRDVPGQTICPHCQQTVVTKIEHKAGLITWAICCGLAVFGCLLCCCFPFCMDSCQDVEHSCPICQKVIYIHKRL
- the LOC130119686 gene encoding cell death-inducing p53-target protein 1-like isoform X2, encoding MEKGYQPQESAPPYPGPPVSYGGAAVGPQPGFSPQPGFPASPGAPPHVGYQGVLIITRCWPSLPRWCSLNSGAAERLSPAAPGHTTTVTQMVVSPLLRDVPGQTICPHCQQTVVTKIEHKAGLITWAICCGLAVFGCLLCCCFPFCMDSCQDVEHSCPICQKVIYIHKRL